A single Lolium perenne isolate Kyuss_39 chromosome 6, Kyuss_2.0, whole genome shotgun sequence DNA region contains:
- the LOC127307051 gene encoding wall-associated receptor kinase 2: MQLASREMLLALLTVLAWAWPATASVASQPIGSTCQRRCGGVDIPYPFGIGHGCYLYTGENDLTFGLTCNLTATGSYAPFCGGLEVLSVSLPRGKARVRNNISAWCYNATSRSMDDQSGNLWTDVSDSSFTLSDEENRLTVVGCNSLAYVSSSSVSQFATGSDYMTGCMATCPGGAVAVRQLENGSCAGMGCCQAAIPKEINSYGVVFEEKFNTSQIKNFSRCSYAVLVEASAFDFRTTYVTTGDFMESTGGTVPLVLDWVVGKETCQEARRNATAYACVSGHSVCVDSRNGPGYLCNCSRGYEGNPYLQGGCRDINECEGGEYPCSVPGTCINTPGGSRCTCPDETTGNAYTGTCEAEKSQLGVHIAIGVSVSVVVLVISMSCAYMIHEKRSLATIKKRYFKQHGGLLLFEEMKAKQGVSFTLFTKEELEEATGKFDERNVLGNGGNGTVYKGTLKDSRTVAIKKCKLIDERQKKEFGKEMLILSQINHRNIVKLYGCCLEVEVPMLVYEFIPNGTLYQLIHGGDRHHHQGPRVSFATRLKIAHESAEALAYLHSWALPPIIHGDVKSPNILIDDNYTVKVSDFGASTLAPTDEAQFVTFVQGTCGYLDPEYMQTSKLTDRSDVYSFGVVLLELLTSRKALNLQATEGEVKNLSSHFLLAANARRLDEIVDVQIVNEESIEQIEQVAGLAKQCLEMNSEKRPSMREVAEELGRLRKLLKHPWGQMSSEEEMRGLLVGSPTPSTYSDVELSNAYVSLDDSAYLGVQSPR; this comes from the exons ATGCAACTAGCAAGCAGAGAGATGCTCCTCGCGTTGCTCACCGTGCTCGCTTGGGCGTGGCCCGCCACGGCATCGGTGGCATCGCAGCCAATCGGATCAACATGCCAGCGCCGGTGCGGGGGCGTGGACATCCCGTACCCGTTCGGCATCGGCCACGGCTGCTACCTCTACACGGGCGAGAATGACCTCACCTTCGGCCTCACCTGCAACCTCACCGCGACAGGCAGCTACGCCCCCTTCTGCGGCGGCCTGGAGGTCCTGTCCGTCTCCCTGCCCCGTGGCAAGGCGCGCGTCCGCAACAACATCAGCGCCTGGTGCTACAACGCCACGTCCCGGTCCATGGACGACCAGAGCGGCAACCTGTGGACGGACGTCTCCGACTCCTCCTTCACGCTGTCGGACGAGGAGAACCGGCTCACCGTCGTGGGCTGCAACTCGCTAGCCTACGTGAGCTCCTCCTCGGTGTCCCAGTTCGCCACGGGCTCTGACTACATGACCGGATGCATGGCCACGTGCCCAGGAGGCGCCGTCGCTGTGCGGCAGCTGGAGAACGGCTCCTGCGCTGGCATGGGCTGCTGCCAGGCCGCCATCCCCAAGGAGATCAACTCCTACGGGGTGGTGTTCGAGGAAAAGTTCAACACCTCCCAGATAAAGAACTTCAGCCGGTGCAGCTACGCAGTCCTGGTTGAGGCGTCGGCGTTCGACTTCCGGACCACCTACGTCACCACCGGCGACTTCATGGAGTCCACCGGCGGGACAGTGCCGCTGGTGCTTGACTGGGTCGTAGGGAAGGAGACGTGCCAGGAGGCGAGACGGAACGCCACGGCCTACGCCTGCGTCAGCGGCCATAGCGTGTGCGTCGATTCCAGAAACGGCCCGGGATATCTCTGCAACTGCTCTCGTGGATACGAAGGCAACCCATACTTGCAAGGCGGCTGCCGAG ATATTAACGAGTGCGAGGGGGGCGAGTACCCGTGCTCTGTTCCTGGTACCTGCATCAACACTCCTGGGGGATCCAGGTGCACTTGCCCTGACGAGACCACAGGCAATGCTTATACCGGCACATGCGAGGCGGAGAAATCTCAACTTGGAGTGCACATTGCAATTG gtgttagtgttagtgtAGTTGTACTAGTGATCAGCATGTCTTGTGCTTACATGATCCACGAAAAGAGGAGCCTCGCCACTATTAAAAAGAGGTACTTCAAGCAGCATGGAGGCCTCCTGCTGTTCGAGGAAATGAAGGCAAAACAGGGAGTGTCCTTCACACTGTTCACCAAGGAGGAGCTAGAAGAGGCAACGGGCAAATTTGACGAGCGCAACGTACTGGGAAATGGAGGCAACGGCACAGTCTACAAGGGCACGCTCAAAGACAGCAGGACCGTAGCCATAAAGAAGTGCAAGCTCATCGACGAGAGGCAGAAGAAGGAGTTCGGGAAGGAGATGCTCATACTGTCCCAGATCAACCACCGGAACATCGTCAAGCTATACGGCTGCTGCCTCGAGGTGGAGGTCCCCATGCTCGTCTACGAGTTCATCCCCAATGGCACCCTGTACCAGCTCATCCACGGCGGCGACCGGCACCACCACCAGGGGCCGCGTGTCTCCTTCGCGACGCGCCTCAAGATCGCGCATGAGTCCGCCGAGGCGCTCGCGTACCTGCACTCCTGGGCCTTGCCCCCGATCATCCACGGCGACGTGAAGTCTCCCAACATACTCATCGACGACAACTACACCGTGAAAGTTTCAGACTTTGGGGCCTCCACGCTGGCCCCGACTGACGAGGCCCAGTTCGTGACGTTCGTGCAAGGGACCTGCGGCTACCTCGACCCGGAGTACATGCAGACCTCCAAGCTGACGGACAGGAGCGACGTGTACAGCTTCGGCGTCGTCCTCCTCGAGCTGCTCACGAGCAGAAAGGCACTGAACCTTCAGGCGACCGAGGGTGAGGTGAAGAACCTCTCCTCTCATTTCCTCCTTGCTGCCAACGCGAGGAGGCTCGACGAGATAGTGGACGTTCAGATTGTCAACGAGGAGAGCATTGAGCAGATTGAGCAGGTGGCCGGGCTAGCAAAGCAATGTCTTGAGATGAACAGCGAGAAGAGGCCATCGATGCGGGAGGTTGCCGAAGAGCTGGGCAGGCTAAGGAAGCTTCTGAAACATCCATGGGGCCAAATGAGTTCCGAAGAGGAGATGCGGGGCTTGCTTGTTGGGTCGCCAACACCAAGCACATATTCTGATGTTGAACTGAGCAATGCCTATGTCAGCTTGGACGACTCTGCGTATCTAGGAGTGCAATCTCCGCGGTGA